The Candidatus Methylomirabilota bacterium genome contains the following window.
CCCGGAGCAATGACTCCAGGACCTCCCGGACGGCACCGCGGCCCCCGCCGGCCCGGCTCACCCAGTCGGCGACGCGGCGAACGTCCGCCACCGCGTCGGCCGGCGCCAGGGCGAGCCCCGCGCGGCGCAGGAGGGGAAGATCGGCGAGGTCGTCGCCCATGCACGCGACCTCGGCGTCCGTGCAGCCGTGGCGGCGTCGGACTCCCTCGTAGACGGCGAGCTTGTCGCCCACGCCCTGGTGGACCTCGCGGATCCCGAGCTCGGCGCAGCGCCGCGCGACCGCCTCGGAGTTTCGGGAGGAGATGACGGCAACCGGGAACTCGGCGGCCGCCGCCCGGGCGAGGGCGAGCCCGTCGTGCACGTCGAAGGATTTCCACTCGGCCCCGTCCGGGCCGTAGTAGACGCGCCCGTCGGTCAGGACGCCGTCCACGTCCAGGATCAGAAGCCGAATCCGTCGGAGCCGGGCCCGCGGCGGTGGCGCGCCCGGGCGCCGGGCGGGCGCCATCACGCGATGCTGGCGCGGAGCAGGTCGTGCAGGTGGAGGATGCCGTCGGGCCGTCCCGCGTCGTCCACGACGAGAAGCTGGGTGATGGCATGGCGCTCCATGAGCGCGAGCGCCGCTGCCGCCAGCTCGGTCCGTCCCACCGTCTTCGGCGCGCGCGTCATGAGCCCGGCCGCCCGCCCCGGCAGGGCTCCCGCCTCGCGCTGGACCGCGCGCCGCAGGT
Protein-coding sequences here:
- a CDS encoding HAD hydrolase family protein — protein: MAPARRPGAPPPRARLRRIRLLILDVDGVLTDGRVYYGPDGAEWKSFDVHDGLALARAAAAEFPVAVISSRNSEAVARRCAELGIREVHQGVGDKLAVYEGVRRRHGCTDAEVACMGDDLADLPLLRRAGLALAPADAVADVRRVADWVSRAGGGRGAVREVLESLLRARGMWAS